From Streptomyces sp. NBC_00775, one genomic window encodes:
- a CDS encoding CTP synthase, whose protein sequence is MPPAAFRNSTASTTKHIFVTGGVASSLGKGLTASSLGALLKARGLRVTMQKLDPYLNVDPGTMNPFQHGEVFVTNDGAETDLDIGHYERFLDVDLDGSANVTTGQVYSTVIAKERRGEYLGDTVQVIPHITNEIKHRIRRMATDDVDVVITEVGGTVGDIESLPFLETVRQVRHEVGRDNVFVVHISLLPYIGPSGELKTKPTQHSVAALRNIGIQPDAIVLRADRDVPTAIKRKISLMCDVDEAAVVAAIDAKSIYDIPKVLHTEGLDAYVVRKLDLPFRDVDWTTWDDLLDRVHNPLHEINLALVGKYIDLPDAYLSVTEALRAGGFANKARVKIKWVTSDDCKTPAGAAQQLGDVDAICIPGGFGDRGVSGKVGAIQYARENKIPLLGLCLGLQCIVIEAARNLADIADANSTEFDSATAHPVISTMAEQLDIVAGEGDMGGTMRLGMYPAKLAEGSIVREVYDGKEYVEERHRHRYEVNNAYRAELEKKAGLQFSGTSPDGKLVEYVEYPRDVHPYLVATQAHPELRSRPTRPHPLFAGLVKAAVERKTGK, encoded by the coding sequence ATGCCGCCCGCTGCTTTTCGAAACAGCACAGCCTCGACGACCAAGCACATCTTCGTCACCGGGGGTGTCGCCTCCTCCCTCGGCAAGGGTCTGACCGCCTCCAGCCTGGGCGCGCTGCTCAAGGCGCGGGGTCTGCGGGTCACGATGCAGAAGCTCGACCCGTACCTGAACGTCGACCCGGGCACCATGAACCCGTTCCAGCACGGCGAGGTGTTCGTCACCAACGACGGCGCCGAGACCGACCTGGACATCGGTCACTACGAGCGCTTCCTCGACGTGGACCTGGACGGCTCGGCCAACGTCACCACCGGCCAGGTGTACTCGACGGTCATCGCCAAGGAGCGGCGCGGCGAGTACCTGGGCGACACGGTTCAGGTCATTCCGCACATCACCAACGAGATCAAGCACCGCATCCGCCGCATGGCCACCGACGACGTCGACGTCGTCATCACGGAGGTCGGCGGCACGGTCGGTGACATCGAGTCCCTGCCGTTCCTGGAGACGGTCCGCCAGGTCCGTCACGAGGTCGGCCGCGACAACGTGTTCGTCGTGCACATCTCGCTCCTCCCGTACATCGGCCCGTCCGGGGAGCTGAAGACGAAGCCGACGCAGCACTCGGTTGCGGCGCTGCGCAACATCGGTATTCAGCCGGACGCGATCGTGCTGCGCGCCGACCGCGACGTGCCGACCGCGATCAAGCGCAAGATCTCGCTGATGTGCGATGTCGACGAGGCGGCCGTCGTCGCGGCCATCGACGCCAAGTCGATCTACGACATCCCGAAGGTCCTGCACACCGAGGGCCTGGACGCGTACGTCGTACGCAAGCTCGACCTGCCCTTCCGCGACGTGGACTGGACGACCTGGGACGACCTGCTCGACCGCGTCCACAACCCGCTCCACGAGATCAACCTGGCGCTCGTCGGCAAGTACATCGACCTGCCCGACGCCTACCTCTCGGTCACCGAGGCCCTGCGCGCGGGCGGCTTCGCCAACAAGGCCCGCGTGAAGATCAAGTGGGTCACCTCGGACGACTGCAAGACCCCGGCGGGCGCCGCGCAGCAGCTCGGCGACGTCGACGCGATCTGCATTCCCGGCGGCTTCGGCGACCGCGGTGTCTCCGGCAAGGTCGGCGCCATCCAGTACGCCCGCGAGAACAAGATCCCGCTGCTCGGCCTGTGTCTGGGCCTGCAGTGCATCGTGATCGAGGCCGCGCGCAACCTGGCCGACATCGCGGACGCCAACTCCACCGAGTTCGACTCCGCCACCGCCCACCCGGTCATCTCCACCATGGCCGAGCAGCTCGACATCGTGGCGGGCGAGGGCGACATGGGCGGCACGATGCGCCTTGGTATGTATCCGGCCAAGCTCGCCGAGGGTTCCATCGTGCGCGAGGTGTACGACGGCAAGGAGTACGTCGAGGAGCGCCACCGCCACCGCTACGAGGTGAACAACGCCTACCGCGCCGAGCTGGAGAAGAAGGCCGGTCTGCAGTTCTCCGGCACCTCCCCGGACGGCAAGCTGGTCGAGTACGTCGAGTACCCGCGCGACGTCCACCCCTACCTGGTCGCGACGCAGGCGCACCCCGAGCTGCGCTCCCGTCCGACCCGCCCGCACCCGCTCTTCGCCGGCCTGGTCAAGGCCGCCGTGGAGCGCAAGACGGGTAAGTAG
- a CDS encoding NUDIX hydrolase, whose translation MTIKDTAEEWEVRATETPFKGNKTSVRTDDVVMPGGSVARRDYQVHPGSVAVLALDDEDRVVVIRQYRHPVRHKLWEIPAGLLDIPGENPLHAAQRELYEEAHVKAEDWRVLTDVFTTPGGCDEAVRIFLARNLSEAEGQRFEVEDEEADMELARVSVDELVRGALAGDLHNNCLVVGVLSLVAARHGDGLDALRPAEAPWPARPFEV comes from the coding sequence ATGACGATCAAGGACACCGCCGAGGAGTGGGAGGTCCGGGCGACCGAGACCCCCTTCAAGGGCAACAAGACCTCGGTGCGCACCGACGACGTGGTGATGCCCGGCGGATCGGTCGCCCGCCGCGACTATCAAGTCCACCCCGGCTCCGTGGCCGTCCTCGCCCTCGACGACGAGGACCGCGTAGTCGTCATCCGCCAGTACCGCCACCCCGTGCGCCACAAGCTCTGGGAGATCCCGGCGGGCCTGCTCGACATCCCGGGCGAGAACCCGCTGCACGCCGCCCAGCGCGAGCTGTACGAAGAGGCGCACGTCAAGGCCGAGGACTGGCGCGTGCTGACCGACGTCTTCACCACGCCCGGCGGGTGCGACGAGGCCGTCCGCATCTTCCTCGCCCGCAATCTCTCCGAGGCCGAGGGCCAGCGCTTCGAGGTCGAGGACGAAGAGGCCGACATGGAGCTGGCCAGGGTCTCCGTCGACGAGCTCGTGCGCGGGGCGCTCGCCGGTGATCTGCACAACAACTGCCTGGTCGTCGGCGTCCTTTCGCTGGTGGCCGCGCGTCACGGCGACGGCCTCGACGCGCTGCGCCCGGCGGAGGCGCCGTGGCCCGCGCGTCCCTTCGAGGTCTGA